From a region of the Zingiber officinale cultivar Zhangliang chromosome 10B, Zo_v1.1, whole genome shotgun sequence genome:
- the LOC122028896 gene encoding LOB domain-containing protein 37-like, giving the protein MSCNGCRVLRKGCSDSCLLRPCLQWIDSAEAQAHATVFVAKFFGRAGLMSFISSVPPSQRPALFQSLLFEACGRTINPVNGAVGLLGTGNWHLCQAAVETVLLGGALRPLSQFATEGHCDEASPEADGLSPPPKIGFSSFSTLKRRKAPVPSYEDGAPSCDLDLCLVPPSPLGGARDEKRSWRPGTPSMNSEGSVTTSGGESPGSDPPAAEPRLLNLFV; this is encoded by the exons ATGAGCTGCAACGGATGCAGAGTTCTCCGCAAGGGCTGCAGCGACTCCTGCCTGCTGCGGCCTTGTCTCCAGTGGATCGACTCCGCCGAGGCTCAAGCGCACGCCACTGTCTTCGTCGCCAAGTTCTTCGGTCGCGCCGGCCTCATGTCATTCATCTCCTCCGTCCCCCCTTCACAACGCCCAG CTCTGTTCCAATCCTTGCTGTTCGAGGCATGCGGGCGGACCATCAACCCGGTGAACGGCGCCGTGGGCCTACTGGGGACCGGCAACTGGCATCTCTGCCAGGCAGCCGTGGAGACCGTCCTCCTCGGCGGCGCGCTCCGCCCTCTGTCGCAATTCGCGACTGAGGGTCACTGCGACGAGGCATCGCCTGAGGCAGACGGCCTCAGCCCCCCTCCGAAAATAGGGTTCTCTTCCTTCTCAACGCTCAAGCGACGGAAAGCGCCAGTTCCATCCTACGAAGACGGAGCGCCGTCGTGCGATCTGGACTTGTGTCTGGTTCCTCCATCCCCGCTCGGGGGAGCGAGGGACGAGAAGCGGAGTTGGCGGCCAGGGACACCGTCGATGAACTCCGAGGGTTCGGTGACGACGAGCGGCGGCGAAAGCCCCGGAAGCGACCCACCCGCCGCCGAACCGAGGCTTCTCAATCTCTTCGTTTGA